The Apus apus isolate bApuApu2 chromosome 4, bApuApu2.pri.cur, whole genome shotgun sequence genome contains the following window.
GTGGTCCTTGATGTCCGTCGAGTCCGCGCTGGCGGGCTGGATCACCCCAAACTGGGACAgctttgctgccttctgctccaTGCTCTGCTTCCTCCATTTGATCCTCCGGTTCTGGAACCAGACTTTCACCTAGCAGGAAAATGGCACCAGATTTTAATCCGATCTCCAGGAACCCCTTTCCAAGGGGGAGGTCATTGCTACGtgcttctgaagcagctttccCCAAAGAGCAGGGTTCCTTAAAGAGGGGGACAtgctcctttccctgcctggaGCATGGAGGAGGTGACACTATGGAGGGCAGAGTGGTGCTGGGAGGAAGGACTTGGGGAAAAGGAGGACACAGCTGCACAGAGGAGCTTCTGGCCAGGGGAGTGAAGGGGGtgcccccagcagctcctccaaaCCACTGAACCTGCCCCTGGGGCCACAGCTTCCAGACCCACCTacccctgtccctgctccctctgctcttcaCAGCCTCCCTGACCACCTAGGAACCACccttgcttttctctcccttttctccagctcaATTTGGATCCTACCACAGAACATCACATGgctcctcctttccccagccAATAAGCAGGGCGCAGAAAGGGGCAGAAACTTACttggaagagcagaaaaaaaaatcaagattcATTGTCATAAAAGGGCACTTAAAGCATAAACTGTCTCCAGAGGATCATTAACAATGCAGATACGTTTGTCCAACTCAACTTGAACTCCAAAGCAGACAGGTTTGTGTCCCTacatgctgtttttcttccacttcacggatgaggaagaggatgcTCTTCTTCACCAACCATCTAAACTCATCTCCAGgcaggtgggagcagggagtcCCACGGGCCCCGTCCTCCCGCTCCACTGCACAGCAGGGAAATCACCACAGACCAAACCCAGATCtagggggaggggggggtttccccccttccccagctcccccagctcctaCCTGAGTCTCTGTGAGATGCAGGGTTGCTGCCAAGTCGACTCTCTCCGTGCCCACCATGTACTGCTGCTTGAGGAACTCTTTCTCCAGCCGCTCCAGCTGCTCTGGTTTGAAGACTGTGCGGACTCTCTTCATCTTGCAGGGCCCTCCAGACCTCCAGGGCCCAGCAGGGCCCAACGAGTTGGCCCCTACGTAGTGAGACAACTCCAGACCtgcaagaaagaagcagcagttccAGGGAGTCTGCGTGGTTGAGGCCGTTCCTCCAAGCCCAGCCTGCTTCAGCTCCAGCCAAAAGCCAGATGCAGCTGCTCTACAAGACGCTGCACTAGCAGGGGCTTGGGAGAAAGCAGCACCAGCAAGAAGAGCAGGGATGTCCCTACCCTATCTAGGTGATATCATCTATAGACTCATTTGGACCAGATGGTCTTTTgtggtctcttccaacctatCCTGTAGTTCTACCCCCAGGACAAACCTTGGAGAGTCCCGAAGGACCCAGCACTCAGTGAGGTGAGCAGGGTTTGACCTCCATCTCTACAGGATCTTTGTAACACAGTAATAAAGACCATCAAGAGCTGCTAAATGCAAAACCCCCAGCTCCATCTCAAGAAGCCCCCAATGTGTAAAGGTTGACTGATCCATGGCATTCCTGGTGTGCAGAGGGATCAGCAGGACTAACAAGTGGCTCAGGCCTCAGCCTCCTATCTAGCTGTGGCCTGGTGATAACCATAATTACCTAATTACCATACAATACACCAGCACTGTCACAGGACTAGCTGGCACCAGCTTGAGGGCCGTGCTGTCTCTGCTACCATCCCCCAGGATCCCACAGGGCTCATCCCAGCCAGTTCTGTCCTCCTGAAGGACCTTCACACCAGCCAGATCTCCCTGCCAGGAGGCAATGGAGACACCACAGTCAAGGGCTGAGGacagggggctgcagctctccagggaaAAAGCCTCTGCATCCAAGATGCTGGTTCTGGAGTTACAACATGCACAGGAACCTTAGGGTTGACTTTGCATATCTGAGTGTGAAGAGTTGGAGGGACAATTGAGCCCCTCCTGCTCAGTGCCAAAACACTGCTGGACTGGGGACTCTGCTCCTCTTCTGAGCCCCAGAAAGAGAACAGAGGGACCTGCCTGCACAGGAGGGACATCTGGGTGCCATGAGAACACCTCCAAGGATCAAAGTGCAGTTGTGAAGGTACTAGGCACCAGACAAGGCCAGAACTGGCAACCTggctgagcaacctggtctagtgggaggtgtccctgcccatggccaggtagttggaactagatgattttgaaggtcccttccaacccaaaccagtatGTGATCCTTTATCTGATGGTAtcacagctcctgccctgccacaACCCAGAGGCTGTTGTGATATATCCTGGCAGGTTTCTGTCAGTGGAAATTCTGTACATAATGACACAGAGTGTAATTTGTCACCACTTCTCACATCTCCTTTCATGACCAATGTTGCCATGTTCTCCAGGCACAAACGGGCAACTCAACCtactttatttcattaattgGGTGCAAGTTCTGCCCACGTTTAAGGATCTGTGGGATGGAGACTTGACAGCTTAACAGCCCTGATGGCACTTAGAActattttcataattaaaaataattccacccatcacttttttattttctattgtcATACTCGAATAATAGCaagtgtaattttaaatgttaaatacCCTGTGAAAATGGCTTTGCAAATtatttaactgtattttcatACCTGGGTATTTGATGTAATACATAGATTAGCACACGACTGTGCAGATACTGTCTCGTGAAAGACATAATAGATTAAATAATTACACCaagaagttacaaaaaaaaaaagatcaagagTAGCAAATCCCTTTTGTCTCAGAGTATTGTAGCTATCAGGATCAAATCAAGAGCTCCTTGTGCAGGTAAAATACATGTTTGGCTGCAGCCTTTGCCTGGGCAGTGACAAGATCAGACTCTGACTGCTAAAAAGAGACTTAATctcaagaaaaatattccaaagaGAGGCACTTCATCAAAACAAATTGCTCGTTTTGCTTATAAAAAGTTGCAGTGCCCCTGAGCAAAAATCCTAAAAGCCTGATAGATGATTAGCACATCTCATCCACCTGCACCATCTAcgttttcctttttccttgttgtgggggttttgccCTACAAGTAGGAACAGTTTTTGGGGGCCAGATGCTGCAAAACTCTCCAGCCCTTTCACTTCTGCAAGTGGAAAATGGCAGAGAGAGCAAAACTGCAGCTGGACCAGGACAGCTTTGGGAGAAGGGGGGTCCCAcccaggagcagagaggtgctggCATGGTGGGGAAACTCCTATCAGGGCTGAGGCTTTGGGAAATGACAGC
Protein-coding sequences here:
- the LOC127384234 gene encoding homeobox protein not2-like, giving the protein MLRSPPRPRPDPPPPKTPFHIEALLARDPPPRRPVAAPVPPPPPRCPPAGPGPIPGSWGWGWGWGGAGLELSHYVGANSLGPAGPWRSGGPCKMKRVRTVFKPEQLERLEKEFLKQQYMVGTERVDLAATLHLTETQVKVWFQNRRIKWRKQSMEQKAAKLSQFGVIQPASADSTDIKDHEEDPVDVEL